The following is a genomic window from Pseudomonas purpurea.
GGGTGGGGCTTTGAGCTGGGATTAACTTTTATTTTTTCCAGATAAAAAAGCCCTGCATATATGCAGGGCTTTTTTATTAGCGAAAAAATACAGTACCGATCTTCAAACTAATCAAAGCCAATATCAAATGTAGTCCCTTTTAGACAAATCGAACGCCCAAAAAGACTGGGATCGAGAGAGTAAATTTCCATCCGAAAACTCTCAAGCTCCTGCTCAGAAAAGTAAATTTTATTGAAAGCTTTTATCTGAAATCTAAAAAGATCCGCTGATGAAAACTCAGAAAAGCCATCTTTCAAATACATCAAAGCTTTGGGAAGCAATACCTCAACCTGCTTGTCAAAAATCAACTTAAGCACTCTTAACAAAGCCCCAAGCCTATTAGGATTCTCAACAAGCACGATATCTAGCTCTCTTCGCTTCAGGCTATCCACATAATAAAGATCAGAAATCAGCGCATTATCCATAAATGAAAATGCTACCGAATCCCAATTCGTTATAGTAGTAAGAAGCAAACTTCTTCTGTCCACAAACTCTACATTCCCACTAGCAAATGCCCAGGTCTCCCTCATAGGCCAAACATCTATACTCCACCCCCCAACTTTAACTCTGTACCCGCCAAAGTGATTCCGCCCTGAAAGGGCTCCTCGTTCCTGAAAGAAATAAAACAGAGTCTCAGGCGAACAATCTACAACCAAATCAATATCAGAGTTAAACTCTCCACTACCATACAGAGCAATATCTCTTAGCAGCCCTCCAAAGACCAAGACCTCCCCACTTCCGGAAAGAATCCTTATAAAGTTCTTCACCTCCAATCGTTTTGGAGAATCAAAGAACCTTATAACTCTCTTCTTCAGGGCTTCCAAATTACTTGCAATGGCTATCATACAAAGGCTTTAACTCCGAGTGCAAAGCAATCAAATAACTATCAGTCATACCAGATATAGAATCAGCTAACAATTGTGCTTCCTTATATCTAACAGGAAGCTCATTTTTATCATCCTCAAAAATCCTTCGGTAATTCTCTGATATCTTCGAATAAACATACTTCCCAAATGGCTTGTCAGACTCCTGAGTTTTATCAAGCCGCCCATACACTCCTACCCACAACATATCCATTACTTCAGTGATATATGTATTCCCTCGCAACTCCAACTCAAGCACGCTTTTATGCTTAAACCCATATTCAAGGTCAAATTTCTTTAGCGCCTTACACAGAACGGCCGAGCCAGAGACACTGATTAAACCTTTATAAAGGCTTCCACCACTTATCAGTGAGTCTACTTTGCTCGAAAACTCATCCACGACAGAGTTAACCATTGCGGTTATCGAGAAAACTCTAAACATTTGCATTGAACACTCATTTAGCTCCTGAGGGCTCAATCCTGACACCTCAAAAGAAGAACTACTGTGCTCAGATTTCGCAAAAACGTCTTTCGCTACCTCATCGTCTCCACACGCACTCTTAAGGTAACGCAACAAATCATAGTAAGATGCCAACCCCTTCTTAACGGTATCCTCTGCATCTAGAACAGAGTAGGCAATATCATCACAGGCCTCCATTACATAAGTAAGCGGATGCCTCACCCCATGAGAAAGCCCTGTCTCGCTCCAAATATCCTCTACTATTTCCTGCTCAGACTTAAAAAACCCTTGCTTTTTCCATTCTTTTTCGTCAACACCACAAACAGAAACTGGATACTTTATTAGTGCAGCGAGAGTTCCATAAGTAAGATTCAAGCCAAATTTATCATTTAATATTTGCAACTTTGTAACAAGCCTGACGGTTTGCGCGTTACCATCAAAAGCAAAAAAGTCTCCTGCCTCGTCAGCACTCATTCCATTTAAAAATATTTCCGACTTACTTTTAAACCAACTTTGAATTGCATATTCACCCTGATGCCCAAACGGAGGATTACCCAAATCATGCACTAGCCCAATAGCAGCGAGCATCGCGGGTATACCACGCTGAAGAAACGGACCACGTTCCGCACCCTCAAAAATGCTTTCCTTCTCATAAACCAATCTTAAACCGATACTTCTTGCCAAAGTTGAGACTTCATGAGAGTGGGTCAGCCTCGTACGGACACTATCATTTCGATCTAATGGAAACACTTGTGTTTTATCTGCTAAACGCCGGGTTGGAGCAGCGAATAGAATTCGATCATAATCACGCTCAAACTCAAACCTTCCACTTTCGCCCCCTCCACTCTTCTGCCCTTTAGTTTTACGGCGCCCATCATTTAAAAGACACTTCCAATTCAACATACCAACTCCTTTTAATATTTTTTTGGCCTAAAAATCTGAAATCGCCAGCAGCGACTGAGGACACAACAAAGCCTACTTTATTTTTACACGCTTGCTCATCTGTTTTTTTACCCAATCAACAACATGTCGAAACATCTAATGATTGACTTATCACCGAAAAAAATCATAGTCTCCGTGCCGGTGCCTAAGAAACACCTCACACAGCGGACTGACCGCCCCCGACAGTAGCGGCTTTTTTGTGCCTACGGTTTCCCCGTGCGCATCAAAAGATCTCTGTTATGCCGGGAGTGGGCTAATACAAGACCCGAAAGGGGAATATGTCCGGCCCTCTGTGTGGGGTTTCTTAACTCCCGGCACCCAGCCCTAAGAAAGCTGACATCACACAGAGGTAAAAAGAAATGCCTAAAAATCTCTCCTTCTCACCGAAGGTGCTTTGCTGCTACAGCTTCACAGTCCATGCGCTTCCATCCCAGGAGGCTCGCCATGTCTGACCCCTACACTCCCCTAGTCTTCACTCGCCACAACCTCCACCTTCATGCCCTCCTCCTGGAAAACCAACCATGGTTCTGCGCCCGCGATCTGGGTCGGTTGATGGGCGTTGATCTGAACGAACGGATAGTCAGCAAGCTGGACGAGGATCAGCGGCATACGCTGACGATTCGTTACCACGGGCAGCCGGAGAAAAGGCTAATGCTCAGCGAGTCCGGGGTGTATGCATTGTTGGTGTATCACTACGCGCCGGGGCATCGATTGTTACGCGAGTGGTTGACTCATCAGGTGGTGCCAGCGATGCGTGATGCGCGGCAGTCGAAAAACGCAGATCGACCAATGTTGAGTTTGTTGGATTGGCCGGAGATGTCGTTGAGTCTGTTGCATTGGCAAGATGAAGGCTGGATTCGGTTGCGGGATATGCCTTATTTGCTGCTTAACCGGACTCGGCGGCGGGTACCGGTGGTTCGGCCTTGGTGGCGGAAGGTGGTGGATTGGTTTCAGTGGTCCAAAGCTTCGGCGGGTTAGGCGACGGAGTCTTG
Proteins encoded in this region:
- the dgt gene encoding dGTP triphosphohydrolase, whose translation is MLNWKCLLNDGRRKTKGQKSGGGESGRFEFERDYDRILFAAPTRRLADKTQVFPLDRNDSVRTRLTHSHEVSTLARSIGLRLVYEKESIFEGAERGPFLQRGIPAMLAAIGLVHDLGNPPFGHQGEYAIQSWFKSKSEIFLNGMSADEAGDFFAFDGNAQTVRLVTKLQILNDKFGLNLTYGTLAALIKYPVSVCGVDEKEWKKQGFFKSEQEIVEDIWSETGLSHGVRHPLTYVMEACDDIAYSVLDAEDTVKKGLASYYDLLRYLKSACGDDEVAKDVFAKSEHSSSSFEVSGLSPQELNECSMQMFRVFSITAMVNSVVDEFSSKVDSLISGGSLYKGLISVSGSAVLCKALKKFDLEYGFKHKSVLELELRGNTYITEVMDMLWVGVYGRLDKTQESDKPFGKYVYSKISENYRRIFEDDKNELPVRYKEAQLLADSISGMTDSYLIALHSELKPLYDSHCK
- a CDS encoding Bro-N domain-containing protein codes for the protein MSDPYTPLVFTRHNLHLHALLLENQPWFCARDLGRLMGVDLNERIVSKLDEDQRHTLTIRYHGQPEKRLMLSESGVYALLVYHYAPGHRLLREWLTHQVVPAMRDARQSKNADRPMLSLLDWPEMSLSLLHWQDEGWIRLRDMPYLLLNRTRRRVPVVRPWWRKVVDWFQWSKASAG